A region of Xylocopa sonorina isolate GNS202 chromosome 13, iyXylSono1_principal, whole genome shotgun sequence DNA encodes the following proteins:
- the LOC143430241 gene encoding sorting nexin-8 isoform X1: protein MLFYFASRRRSKPGCIPAFYREVYEKICSPTSGNVEREVFKSLLVKSQLSSSVLSQIWELVDSKTGYLTRSGLYKGLALVAFAQQGKHPSDKLLENSESQELPVPVLGDLSEVTLLAQRLQKGSNPAKLNLTYSDICNLDTIEVNLVPEKKGIFLKHVEYQVTSKRFNSIVYRRYNDFVSLHELLLARFPYRLIPKLPPKKIVGADSQFLEERRRSLLRFLTVIARHPVVSKDHIVQFFFTYTGEETQHKIREVFRRVPDEFATSELSSRAKELVPPETLTEFANSRDQIRVILLGISRLKNIADCLAIRSHSYAVDMAELGTQLSNLASEPHGTTAWATGGSTIWQEMKKGFHIISKEFNLLSTRALQQAVREETMVCERLNLLLDVLVAHRILCERHERGVSADHQRALSTMLSLKKRQMQGVIRGTDSDTVEYLENKMVAQESVIANVELRNCFSLHCLHMETQLVHAHLEILATVLQSLVNVQIRGHSELAEVWKLIEPTIMKCLPEKSTSGSNGIS, encoded by the exons ATGTTGTTTTATTTTGCTTCTCGTCGCCGCTCCAAACCAGGCTGCATACCGGCGTTCTACAGAGAAGTCTACGAGAAGATCTGCTCTCCCACGAGTGGAAATGTGGAACGAGAGGTGTTTAAATCCCTCCTTGTCAAGTCCCAGCTGAGTAGCTCCGTTCTCAGTCAG ATATGGGAACTGGTGGACAGCAAGACGGGTTATCTGACCAGAAGCGGGTTGTATAAGGGGCTTGCTCTAGTCGCGTTTGCCCAACAAGGAAAACACCCGAGCGACAAACTCCTGGAGAACTCCGAATCTCAAG AATTACCTGTTCCTGTATTGGGTGACCTCTCCGAGGTAACGCTTTTGGCTCAAAGGCTGCAGAAAGGCAGCAATCCAGCAAAGTTAAATCTGACTTACTCGGATATATGCAATCTGGATACGATAGAAGTGAATCTGGTGCCCGAGAAAAAAGGAATCTTCTTGAAACACGTGGAGTATCAAGTGACCAGCAAG AGATTCAATTCCATCGTTTATAGACGTTACAACGACTTCGTGTCGTTACACGAGCTTCTCCTGGCAAGATTTCCCTACAGGTTAATACCGAAGTTACCACCAAAAAAAATCGTGGGAG CGGATTCGCAATTTCTCGAAGAAAGAAGGCGATCCCTCCTGAGATTCCTCACGGTGATCGCTCGCCACCCTGTAGTAAGCAAGGACCATATCGTGCAGTTCTTCTTCACCTACACAGGTGAAGAAACGCAGCACAAAATTCGCGAGGTATTCAGGCGGGTACCAGACGAGTTCGCTACGTCGGAGTTGTCGTCGAGGGCCAAGGAATTGGTGCCACCGGAAACGTTAACCGAGTTCGCGAACAGTCGTGACCAAATCAGGGTAATACTCCTCGGTATTTCTCGGTTAAAGAACATTGCCGATTGTTTGGCAATTAGATCGCACAGTTACGCGGTCGACATGGCGGAACTGGGTACACAGTTGAGCAATTTGGCCTCGGAGCCACACGGAACCACTGCTTGGGCCACAGGTGGTTCTACTATCTGGCAAGAGATGAAGAAGGGTTTCCATATCATTTCGAA AGAATTTAATTTGCTCTCAACAAGAGCACTTCAACAAGCAGTCAGAGAGGAAACGATGGTATGTGAAAGGCTGAACTTGCTCCTGGACGTTCTAGTAGCGCATAGAATCTTATGCGAGAGGCACGAACGTGGAGTAAGTGCAGATCATCAGCGCGCGTTATCCACGATGCTGTCCTTAAAGAAACGACAAATGCAAGGAGTGATTCGCGGGACTGAT AGTGACACAGTCGAATATCTAGAAAATAAAATGGTCGCTCAAGAGTCAGTGATTGCAAACGTGGAATTACGAAATTGCTTCTCGTTGCACTGTTTACACATGGAAACGCAACTCGTTCATGCCCATTTAGAAATACTTGCCACAGTTTTGCAGAGTCTTGTCAACGTCCAAATTCGCGGCCATTCCGAG CTTGCTGAGGTGTGGAAGTTGATAGAGCCAACGATCATGAAGTGTTTGCCAGAGAAATCAACTAGTGGATCAAACggaatttcatag
- the LOC143430241 gene encoding sorting nexin-8 isoform X2, translating to MASTDLSFGCIPAFYREVYEKICSPTSGNVEREVFKSLLVKSQLSSSVLSQIWELVDSKTGYLTRSGLYKGLALVAFAQQGKHPSDKLLENSESQELPVPVLGDLSEVTLLAQRLQKGSNPAKLNLTYSDICNLDTIEVNLVPEKKGIFLKHVEYQVTSKRFNSIVYRRYNDFVSLHELLLARFPYRLIPKLPPKKIVGADSQFLEERRRSLLRFLTVIARHPVVSKDHIVQFFFTYTGEETQHKIREVFRRVPDEFATSELSSRAKELVPPETLTEFANSRDQIRVILLGISRLKNIADCLAIRSHSYAVDMAELGTQLSNLASEPHGTTAWATGGSTIWQEMKKGFHIISKEFNLLSTRALQQAVREETMVCERLNLLLDVLVAHRILCERHERGVSADHQRALSTMLSLKKRQMQGVIRGTDSDTVEYLENKMVAQESVIANVELRNCFSLHCLHMETQLVHAHLEILATVLQSLVNVQIRGHSELAEVWKLIEPTIMKCLPEKSTSGSNGIS from the exons ATGGCGTCGACCGATCTGTCGTTCG GCTGCATACCGGCGTTCTACAGAGAAGTCTACGAGAAGATCTGCTCTCCCACGAGTGGAAATGTGGAACGAGAGGTGTTTAAATCCCTCCTTGTCAAGTCCCAGCTGAGTAGCTCCGTTCTCAGTCAG ATATGGGAACTGGTGGACAGCAAGACGGGTTATCTGACCAGAAGCGGGTTGTATAAGGGGCTTGCTCTAGTCGCGTTTGCCCAACAAGGAAAACACCCGAGCGACAAACTCCTGGAGAACTCCGAATCTCAAG AATTACCTGTTCCTGTATTGGGTGACCTCTCCGAGGTAACGCTTTTGGCTCAAAGGCTGCAGAAAGGCAGCAATCCAGCAAAGTTAAATCTGACTTACTCGGATATATGCAATCTGGATACGATAGAAGTGAATCTGGTGCCCGAGAAAAAAGGAATCTTCTTGAAACACGTGGAGTATCAAGTGACCAGCAAG AGATTCAATTCCATCGTTTATAGACGTTACAACGACTTCGTGTCGTTACACGAGCTTCTCCTGGCAAGATTTCCCTACAGGTTAATACCGAAGTTACCACCAAAAAAAATCGTGGGAG CGGATTCGCAATTTCTCGAAGAAAGAAGGCGATCCCTCCTGAGATTCCTCACGGTGATCGCTCGCCACCCTGTAGTAAGCAAGGACCATATCGTGCAGTTCTTCTTCACCTACACAGGTGAAGAAACGCAGCACAAAATTCGCGAGGTATTCAGGCGGGTACCAGACGAGTTCGCTACGTCGGAGTTGTCGTCGAGGGCCAAGGAATTGGTGCCACCGGAAACGTTAACCGAGTTCGCGAACAGTCGTGACCAAATCAGGGTAATACTCCTCGGTATTTCTCGGTTAAAGAACATTGCCGATTGTTTGGCAATTAGATCGCACAGTTACGCGGTCGACATGGCGGAACTGGGTACACAGTTGAGCAATTTGGCCTCGGAGCCACACGGAACCACTGCTTGGGCCACAGGTGGTTCTACTATCTGGCAAGAGATGAAGAAGGGTTTCCATATCATTTCGAA AGAATTTAATTTGCTCTCAACAAGAGCACTTCAACAAGCAGTCAGAGAGGAAACGATGGTATGTGAAAGGCTGAACTTGCTCCTGGACGTTCTAGTAGCGCATAGAATCTTATGCGAGAGGCACGAACGTGGAGTAAGTGCAGATCATCAGCGCGCGTTATCCACGATGCTGTCCTTAAAGAAACGACAAATGCAAGGAGTGATTCGCGGGACTGAT AGTGACACAGTCGAATATCTAGAAAATAAAATGGTCGCTCAAGAGTCAGTGATTGCAAACGTGGAATTACGAAATTGCTTCTCGTTGCACTGTTTACACATGGAAACGCAACTCGTTCATGCCCATTTAGAAATACTTGCCACAGTTTTGCAGAGTCTTGTCAACGTCCAAATTCGCGGCCATTCCGAG CTTGCTGAGGTGTGGAAGTTGATAGAGCCAACGATCATGAAGTGTTTGCCAGAGAAATCAACTAGTGGATCAAACggaatttcatag
- the LOC143430162 gene encoding UPF0193 protein EVG1 codes for MDRKYQRVQMGVGAFHHPPRAKYSEETKNLIKLLMEESKVSMMRRKSIQEAMNRGESLPHAVEQSKKEANKHTSQYQVLMPTIWKKRSQDIIVKSGAYEREQYRRTSPLRNKEKQKRHLACMMTYGKDMPETPHGPRILHKARREPRYSDINDPIDDLVRGIQERMEFLSDMECLGMGKKYRPIMEQEIAHKLRLIESVDKQKSKEVRKEIRELEKPLPKPYPLAQLGEN; via the exons ATGGATCGGAAGTATCAGAGGGTCCAGATGGGGGTGGGCGCATTTCACCATCCGCCACGAGCAAAGTACAGCGAGGAGACGAAAAATTTGATTAAAC TTTTGATGGAAGAGTCTAAAGTAAGTATGATGAGGAGGAAATCCATTCAGGAAGCGATGAACAGAGGCGAATCTTTGCCGCACGCCGTGGAGCAATCGAagaaagaagcaaataagcatactTCTCAGTATCAG GTTCTGATGCCCACCATTTGGAAGAAGCGATCGCAAGACATAATTGTTAAAAGTGGTGCGTACGAAAGAGAACAGTATAGAAGAACATCTCCTTTGC GTAATAAAGAAAAGCAAAAGCGTCATTTAGCATGCATGATGACGTATGGGAAGGATATGCCTGAAACCCCTCATGGACCAAGGATACTTCATAAAGCGAGACGAGAACCGCGTTACTCCGACATCAACGATCCCATTGATGACT TGGTTCGTGGAATTCAAGAAAGAATGGAATTCTTAAGCGACATGGAATGTCTCGGAATGGGCAAAAAGTATCGTCCTATAATGGAGCAAGAGATAGCGCATAAATTGCGATTAATCGAGTCGGTGGACAAGCAAAAGTCTAAGGAAGTTCGAAAAGAGATCAGAGAACTGGAGAAACCACTGCCGAAACCATATCCTCTCGCTCAGCTCGGTGAAAATTAA
- the LOC143430163 gene encoding uncharacterized protein LOC143430163 isoform X2: MKVGLLKNFLHYFNLKQGTVFIAVFQLFTSGFSMIFFVLALAHAMGIQEMVVRDTEDALEREALEDISSNHLNTRRMDMAHHNATETVYSMYCGLVITVIHFISTILLLYGALTNNRHFMAPWMMVMMTIISALTISLFLVEQDCPFIATLGGKADICERMIVLFLVVISSYVWFVVYSTYKSLETKKGLTHILHGVKKKPVIPVMQKPKAVPAYANQPFEV; encoded by the exons ATGAAAGTGGGATTATTAAAGAATTTTTTGCATTACTTCAATCTGAAGCAGGGCACAGTGTTCATAGCTGTGTTTCAATTG TTTACGTCTGGCTTTAGTATGATATTTTTTGTGCTAGCCCTAGCACATGCCATGGGAATTCAAGAAATGGTAGTAAGAGATACCGAAGATGCTCTCGAAAGAGAAGCCTTGGAAGATATATCCTCTAATCATTTAAATACCAGGAGGATGGATATGGCGCATCACAATGCAACTG AAACGGTTTACTCCATGTACTGTGGATTAGTGATCACAGTGATACATTTTATATCAACTATTCTGCTTCTGTACGGTGCGCTCACG AATAATCGTCACTTCATGGCGCCCTGGATGATGGTCATGATGACGATAATATCAGCATTGACAATTTCTCTGTTCTTGGTAGAACAGGACTGCCCATTTATTGCTACCCTCGGCGGTAAAGCGGACATTTGTGAAC GTATGATCGTTCTTTTCCTCGTGGTGATTAGTTCTTACGTGTGGTTCGTCGTCTATAGCACCTACAAAAGCCTGGAGACGAAGAAAGGACTGACTCACATTCTTCATGGGGTAAAGAAAAAGCCTGTGATTCCGGTCATGCAAAAACCGAAAGCCGTTCCGGCATACGCGAACCAACCGTTCGAAGTTTGA
- the LOC143430163 gene encoding uncharacterized protein LOC143430163 isoform X1, with the protein MKVGLLKNFLHYFNLKQGTVFIAVFQLFTSGFSMIFFVLALAHAMGIQEMVVRDTEDALEREALEDISSNHLNTRRMDMAHHNATETVYSMYCGLVITVIHFISTILLLYGALTNNRHFMAPWMMVMMTIISALTISLFLVEQDCPFIATLGGKADICERSPFPGMIVLFLVVISSYVWFVVYSTYKSLETKKGLTHILHGVKKKPVIPVMQKPKAVPAYANQPFEV; encoded by the exons ATGAAAGTGGGATTATTAAAGAATTTTTTGCATTACTTCAATCTGAAGCAGGGCACAGTGTTCATAGCTGTGTTTCAATTG TTTACGTCTGGCTTTAGTATGATATTTTTTGTGCTAGCCCTAGCACATGCCATGGGAATTCAAGAAATGGTAGTAAGAGATACCGAAGATGCTCTCGAAAGAGAAGCCTTGGAAGATATATCCTCTAATCATTTAAATACCAGGAGGATGGATATGGCGCATCACAATGCAACTG AAACGGTTTACTCCATGTACTGTGGATTAGTGATCACAGTGATACATTTTATATCAACTATTCTGCTTCTGTACGGTGCGCTCACG AATAATCGTCACTTCATGGCGCCCTGGATGATGGTCATGATGACGATAATATCAGCATTGACAATTTCTCTGTTCTTGGTAGAACAGGACTGCCCATTTATTGCTACCCTCGGCGGTAAAGCGGACATTTGTGAAC GATCACCTTTTCCAGGTATGATCGTTCTTTTCCTCGTGGTGATTAGTTCTTACGTGTGGTTCGTCGTCTATAGCACCTACAAAAGCCTGGAGACGAAGAAAGGACTGACTCACATTCTTCATGGGGTAAAGAAAAAGCCTGTGATTCCGGTCATGCAAAAACCGAAAGCCGTTCCGGCATACGCGAACCAACCGTTCGAAGTTTGA